A stretch of Paenibacillus sp. URB8-2 DNA encodes these proteins:
- the ltrA gene encoding group II intron reverse transcriptase/maturase → MNTVSCNSTRSAVPPLTDWSDVDWHFIETYVRKLQQRIYRAESQGNARKTRNLQRLLIRSRAALLLGIKRVTQINQGKRTAGVDGYRVLSPAARVDLYNKMKDQHLSNHNPKPTRRTYIPKKNGKLRPLGIPTVKDRVWQYVAKLALEPQWEERFESISYGFRPKRSIHDAVGAIFIKLNGRNNKKKWVFEGDFKGCFDNLDHSYIYEQIKTFPTARTIKKWLQAGYIDNGVFHNTEAGTPQGGIISPLLANIALHGMEKEVGVQYQFVKPYSAHPEGFWKVSTPYSVVRYADDFVILCETKEEAASMYDRLKPYLQKRGLTLAEDKTKVTNVTEGFDFLGFTFRKWETHKRILDTNTGYKQSLTYYKTLVKPSKKSVNKARADLKEVFKVTRGSSVDDLIKKLNPILRGKANVWKHTVSKKTLAAMDYYIWIKVKTFLKALHPKKSQKWIVSRYFRSDVTGQSKNAWILSSPNQKYLQLVKMAWTENIRHDLVKFKATPFDPCLGSYYRARAVKNFNSNNIASRQKLAKKQKYKCPLCGMSLVETNESYEVHHRKPRVHGGDNSYKNLWLVHSSCHTEHHRIFPAKGPIPTGKQLLAHKRRLAYLRRMNGNERSYFN, encoded by the coding sequence ATGAATACCGTATCATGCAACTCTACACGGTCCGCTGTTCCTCCGCTTACGGATTGGTCGGATGTGGATTGGCATTTTATCGAAACGTACGTGAGGAAGTTGCAACAGCGAATCTACCGTGCCGAGTCTCAAGGCAATGCAAGGAAGACAAGAAATTTGCAACGGCTTCTCATTCGTTCAAGAGCTGCTTTACTGTTAGGCATAAAACGGGTAACCCAGATCAATCAGGGGAAACGGACGGCAGGGGTTGACGGATATAGAGTGCTGTCGCCTGCAGCCAGGGTCGATCTCTACAACAAGATGAAGGATCAACATCTTTCAAATCATAACCCCAAACCGACACGGCGCACTTATATTCCGAAGAAAAATGGCAAGCTCCGTCCTCTAGGGATTCCGACGGTCAAAGATCGTGTGTGGCAATATGTGGCTAAACTTGCATTAGAGCCGCAGTGGGAGGAACGTTTTGAATCCATATCGTATGGATTCCGCCCTAAGAGAAGCATTCACGATGCTGTGGGGGCTATCTTTATTAAGCTTAACGGGCGAAATAATAAAAAAAAGTGGGTATTCGAGGGAGATTTTAAAGGCTGTTTCGACAATCTGGATCACTCTTATATCTATGAACAGATAAAAACGTTTCCGACCGCACGCACGATAAAAAAATGGCTACAAGCAGGATACATCGACAATGGAGTATTCCACAATACGGAGGCAGGTACGCCACAAGGGGGGATCATTTCGCCGCTATTGGCAAACATTGCTCTCCATGGAATGGAAAAAGAGGTTGGGGTCCAATACCAGTTTGTAAAACCCTATTCGGCTCATCCCGAAGGCTTCTGGAAAGTAAGCACACCCTACTCCGTGGTCCGATATGCTGATGATTTTGTGATTCTATGCGAAACGAAAGAGGAAGCTGCTTCTATGTATGATAGGCTAAAGCCGTATCTTCAAAAACGCGGCCTAACGCTGGCAGAAGATAAAACTAAAGTGACCAACGTTACTGAAGGCTTCGATTTCTTAGGTTTCACATTCCGAAAATGGGAGACGCATAAACGCATCCTAGATACCAATACAGGCTATAAACAATCCCTAACCTACTATAAGACCCTTGTGAAACCTAGCAAGAAGAGTGTTAACAAAGCGAGAGCGGATCTAAAAGAGGTATTCAAGGTCACGCGCGGAAGCAGTGTAGATGACCTGATCAAAAAATTAAACCCAATTCTTCGTGGAAAAGCGAACGTTTGGAAACACACGGTTAGCAAGAAAACTCTCGCAGCAATGGACTATTATATCTGGATCAAAGTAAAGACATTCCTGAAAGCATTACACCCTAAGAAATCGCAAAAATGGATCGTAAGCAGGTATTTCAGATCAGACGTAACAGGACAGAGCAAAAACGCTTGGATTCTATCCTCACCAAATCAAAAGTACCTGCAATTGGTCAAAATGGCATGGACCGAAAATATCCGACATGATCTCGTTAAATTTAAAGCGACTCCGTTTGATCCCTGTCTAGGGTCTTACTATAGGGCGCGTGCTGTAAAAAACTTTAACAGTAATAACATCGCAAGCAGGCAAAAACTTGCCAAAAAGCAAAAGTACAAATGCCCGCTATGCGGAATGTCACTAGTTGAAACCAATGAAAGTTATGAAGTGCATCACCGTAAGCCGAGAGTACACGGCGGGGACAACAGCTACAAAAACCTGTGGCTAGTCCACAGTTCTTGTCACACAGAACACCACCGAATCTTTCCTGCTAAAGGTCCTATTCCGACAGGTAAACAGCTTCTTGCGCATAAGAGAAGACTAGCTTATTTAAGACGAATGAATGGGAACGAAAGATCCTATTTCAATTGA
- a CDS encoding sensor histidine kinase, with protein MEYIKIFFINTALLITLAYLANLVFKHTISRTSEQTKQAAWIIMAIFAGWLSSFFGYRLDDNVIFDLRYVPLIISAIAYPQPLLLILIGVITGLMRFAFGINAAAAAGMINLSILGLICAALSPWIRRSPVSMIAKGLVVVLTVNFFNAVNIIIFGVIPFYEYVSKIMPVTFPAGMALSILFALIARDFHLEHRRMLEIEQVNALLSEQTKELHKNKIILEERAKQLMLASQYKSEFLANMSHELRTPLNGIINLSELIAENDDSIGREEIQSYGSLIHSSGKELLLLINDILDLSKVEAGKLEIVREEVNVSELPALLFEQFDVVARQRGLDFTIKLEEDLPETMVSDPQRMQQILRNLLSNAFKFTHKGGVSLTVRREKRRQGAREGYWIVWEVMDTGIGIAKDKHLSIFEAFQQADGTISRQYGGTGLGLSISRDLARLIGGFITLQSQEGKGSAFSLYLPAAGQDKA; from the coding sequence ATGGAATACATAAAAATATTTTTTATAAATACGGCGCTGCTGATAACTTTAGCCTATCTGGCGAACTTGGTGTTTAAGCATACCATTTCCCGTACTTCTGAACAGACCAAGCAGGCAGCCTGGATCATAATGGCGATATTCGCAGGCTGGCTCAGCTCTTTTTTCGGGTATAGGCTGGATGATAATGTTATTTTCGATTTGCGTTACGTTCCGCTGATTATCTCCGCCATCGCTTATCCGCAGCCGCTGCTTCTGATTCTGATCGGGGTAATCACCGGCCTGATGCGCTTTGCGTTCGGCATTAATGCGGCTGCTGCGGCGGGAATGATCAATTTGTCCATTTTGGGATTGATTTGCGCGGCTCTTTCTCCTTGGATTCGCCGTTCCCCCGTATCCATGATTGCCAAGGGTTTGGTTGTCGTTCTGACGGTCAACTTCTTTAACGCGGTCAACATCATCATATTCGGAGTCATTCCCTTCTATGAATATGTATCAAAGATTATGCCGGTCACGTTCCCGGCGGGGATGGCGCTCAGCATTCTGTTTGCGCTGATTGCCCGCGATTTCCATCTGGAGCACCGGCGTATGCTGGAGATTGAGCAGGTCAATGCGCTGCTCTCTGAACAGACGAAAGAGCTTCACAAGAACAAAATCATTCTGGAAGAACGGGCGAAGCAGCTTATGCTGGCTTCTCAATATAAGTCGGAATTTTTGGCGAATATGTCGCATGAGCTGCGCACTCCCCTGAACGGGATTATCAATCTATCGGAGCTTATCGCGGAGAACGACGATTCGATCGGCAGAGAGGAGATTCAGTCTTACGGCAGCCTTATTCACAGCTCCGGTAAGGAACTGCTGCTACTGATCAACGATATTCTGGATTTATCCAAGGTGGAGGCGGGGAAGCTGGAGATCGTGCGCGAGGAGGTCAATGTCAGCGAGCTTCCCGCGCTGCTCTTTGAACAGTTCGATGTTGTCGCGAGGCAGAGAGGACTTGATTTTACCATTAAGCTGGAGGAGGACCTGCCGGAGACAATGGTCTCCGATCCGCAGCGGATGCAGCAAATTCTGCGCAATCTGCTCTCGAACGCGTTCAAATTTACCCATAAGGGCGGCGTCTCGCTGACCGTCCGGCGGGAGAAGCGCCGGCAGGGGGCGCGAGAAGGATACTGGATTGTATGGGAGGTAATGGACACCGGCATTGGCATCGCGAAGGACAAGCATCTGAGCATCTTCGAGGCGTTTCAGCAGGCGGACGGGACGATCAGCCGGCAGTACGGAGGAACCGGTCTGGGCTTATCCATCAGCCGGGATCTTGCCCGGTTGATTGGCGGTTTTATTACGCTTCAGAGCCAGGAGGGGAAGGGCAGCGCGTTCTCTCTGTACCTGCCGGCAGCCGGACAGGACAAGGCATAA
- a CDS encoding MFS transporter: MATWEGVPSTIFQVLLQGQFLTGFLLYLGATSGQIGFVIALTTLVNVAQIGVAFLIQRLPSRKWALVAFVSIHRLLWASTGLVPFLFPRPFWVSAFIGLYALAFIANTAGAVLWSSVIGDLVPPRVRGRYFGIRNTLLNALGSLVVYGGGVVLDRYPEAQGFLILYIVVWIFSTANIVVFFFYPDVPFEKSDERKFLPMFKKPLHDGLFMKSTLFLSIWLLLQNVTVPLYSYVMLQLMDINYQTLSLLNVSQTVFMMASFYFWGNLNARYSNKRLLFWTLPIIAASSLLWGLLSVFPTLPVLFAAHIVFGVGVGGFNQLAFNFIIGDTPKKERPMYMAMYAALTGLASFFGPLIGGKVYEWIVGWPHGFQVYGMQLIVGGLMIALIALLGRRILKDV, translated from the coding sequence ATGGCCACATGGGAAGGCGTACCTTCAACCATTTTTCAGGTGTTGCTTCAGGGGCAGTTTTTGACCGGTTTCCTGCTGTATCTCGGCGCGACTTCTGGACAGATCGGTTTTGTGATTGCGCTTACCACGCTGGTGAATGTCGCGCAAATCGGCGTAGCCTTTCTGATTCAGCGGCTTCCCAGCCGCAAGTGGGCGCTCGTTGCCTTTGTCTCCATCCACCGGCTGCTGTGGGCCTCTACCGGACTTGTCCCGTTTCTTTTTCCCCGTCCCTTTTGGGTTAGCGCCTTCATTGGGCTGTACGCCCTTGCTTTTATAGCGAATACCGCCGGCGCTGTGCTGTGGAGCTCGGTTATCGGCGATTTGGTTCCGCCGCGTGTGCGGGGCCGTTACTTTGGTATCCGCAACACCCTGCTGAATGCTTTGGGGAGCCTTGTCGTATATGGGGGAGGCGTGGTTTTAGACCGCTACCCGGAAGCGCAGGGATTTCTGATCTTGTATATCGTGGTGTGGATATTTTCCACGGCCAATATTGTTGTGTTCTTCTTTTATCCCGACGTGCCTTTTGAGAAATCGGATGAAAGAAAGTTTTTGCCGATGTTTAAGAAACCGCTTCACGACGGACTGTTTATGAAGTCGACGCTGTTTCTCTCGATCTGGCTGCTGCTGCAAAATGTGACCGTTCCGCTGTATTCCTATGTCATGCTCCAGCTGATGGACATCAATTACCAAACGCTTTCGCTTCTTAACGTGTCCCAGACCGTGTTCATGATGGCGAGCTTCTATTTCTGGGGGAATCTGAATGCGAGGTACAGCAACAAGCGCCTTCTCTTCTGGACGCTGCCCATCATCGCCGCTTCATCGCTGCTGTGGGGGCTGTTGTCCGTCTTTCCGACACTTCCGGTGCTGTTCGCTGCGCATATCGTGTTCGGAGTGGGAGTAGGCGGATTTAACCAGCTGGCCTTCAATTTCATTATCGGGGATACGCCTAAAAAAGAGCGTCCGATGTATATGGCGATGTACGCGGCGCTAACCGGGCTGGCGTCGTTCTTTGGACCGCTGATCGGCGGGAAAGTGTATGAGTGGATCGTAGGATGGCCGCATGGGTTTCAGGTGTACGGAATGCAGCTTATCGTAGGGGGGCTGATGATCGCGCTGATCGCGCTGCTGGGGCGCCGTATATTGAAGGACGTCTAA
- a CDS encoding oxidoreductase, with the protein MNKTAMVLGATGLVGKAAVEQLLRENWKEVRVLVRRPLALRHDRLKQTVTDWERLERYGDLFEGTDAVFCCLGTTIKKAGSQKNFERVDLEYPLKAAELARKAGVGQFLAVSSMGANPHSRNFYSRTKGRMEEGLSRSGFPGLHLFRPSLLLGEREESRPLERSAAWLMTKLDFVMVGRAAKYRAIKGETVSRAMVHIAAADPKGLHIYPNDVIGVLGKDFAAESDPAWDDEKGLQ; encoded by the coding sequence ATGAACAAAACGGCAATGGTGCTTGGAGCCACCGGACTCGTTGGAAAGGCGGCTGTGGAGCAGCTTCTGCGTGAAAATTGGAAGGAAGTGCGGGTGCTCGTTCGCAGGCCGCTCGCACTCCGCCATGACAGGCTCAAGCAGACAGTAACCGACTGGGAGCGGCTGGAGCGGTACGGCGATCTGTTCGAAGGAACGGACGCCGTATTCTGCTGTCTCGGGACGACGATCAAAAAGGCCGGATCGCAGAAAAATTTCGAGCGCGTCGATCTGGAATATCCCCTGAAGGCGGCAGAGCTTGCCCGGAAAGCCGGAGTCGGACAATTTCTGGCGGTATCCTCCATGGGGGCGAATCCGCATTCGCGCAATTTCTACAGCCGGACCAAAGGCCGGATGGAAGAAGGCTTAAGCCGGTCGGGCTTTCCGGGGCTGCACCTGTTCCGCCCGTCCTTGCTGCTGGGAGAGAGGGAGGAGTCCAGACCTTTGGAGCGTTCCGCCGCCTGGCTCATGACCAAGCTGGATTTTGTTATGGTCGGCAGGGCGGCCAAGTACCGTGCTATTAAGGGAGAGACCGTATCGCGTGCCATGGTCCATATTGCTGCGGCTGATCCGAAGGGACTGCATATCTACCCGAATGACGTCATTGGGGTGCTTGGAAAGGACTTTGCCGCCGAGTCCGATCCGGCTTGGGACGATGAGAAAGGTTTGCAATAA
- a CDS encoding RidA family protein yields the protein MSKKQVATSKAPGAIGPYSQAITAGNWVYTSGQLGLDPVTGELAGDVQAQARQSLANVQAILEEAGTSLDHVVKTTVFLKDMNDFAAVNEVYSSFFTEPYPARSAVEVARLPKDGLVEIEVVARRK from the coding sequence ATGAGCAAAAAGCAGGTAGCTACGTCTAAAGCGCCGGGGGCCATCGGTCCTTACAGCCAGGCGATCACCGCCGGAAATTGGGTATACACCTCCGGTCAACTCGGATTGGACCCCGTTACGGGCGAACTGGCGGGGGATGTACAGGCTCAGGCGCGCCAGTCGCTGGCGAACGTACAGGCCATTCTGGAAGAGGCCGGAACTTCGCTGGACCACGTTGTGAAGACGACGGTATTCCTTAAGGACATGAACGATTTTGCGGCCGTGAACGAGGTGTACAGCAGCTTCTTTACGGAGCCGTATCCGGCGCGGAGCGCGGTTGAGGTCGCCCGTCTGCCTAAAGACGGACTCGTGGAGATTGAAGTTGTAGCTCGCAGAAAATAA
- a CDS encoding TetR/AcrR family transcriptional regulator: MNRSEHIINVANRLILEKGYSAFSYADVAAEIGIQKASIHYHFPSKANLVQNVVGRYRQEVRANLNKLNSLTDDPREKLEQYLSYWESCLRSRAMDICLCALLASEIPILPEEVIGEIRGHFRDLTDWLARLLRDAADKNRFAGDGEAIEETAHTILACVHGGMLASRTFNDAGQFDMVKKRMLPLIAAKTVTA; encoded by the coding sequence ATGAACCGGTCCGAGCATATTATAAACGTTGCAAATCGTCTGATTCTGGAGAAAGGGTACAGTGCTTTCAGCTATGCGGATGTAGCTGCCGAAATCGGTATCCAGAAGGCGAGTATCCATTACCACTTTCCCTCCAAAGCCAACCTGGTGCAAAATGTGGTGGGCAGGTATCGGCAGGAAGTGCGGGCAAATCTGAACAAGCTGAATTCCTTGACTGACGACCCCCGGGAGAAACTGGAACAGTATTTGTCGTACTGGGAGTCATGCCTGCGGAGCAGGGCCATGGATATTTGCCTGTGCGCGCTGCTTGCCTCCGAGATTCCGATTCTGCCCGAAGAGGTGATCGGCGAGATCCGCGGGCATTTCCGGGATTTAACCGACTGGCTGGCCCGGCTGCTGCGGGATGCGGCCGACAAGAACCGGTTCGCCGGGGATGGCGAAGCCATCGAGGAAACGGCTCATACCATTCTGGCTTGTGTACACGGCGGAATGCTGGCTTCAAGGACATTTAACGATGCAGGGCAGTTCGACATGGTGAAAAAACGTATGCTGCCATTGATTGCGGCGAAGACAGTCACGGCGTAA
- a CDS encoding alpha/beta hydrolase: MKKPTIVFVHGAFVTRASFEPLMGYFKDRGFEVLAPAWPFHGQSVPELRDRPEAELGKLGLENLTEYYAGIIRALPEKPIIIGHSFGGLLTQLLMDRGLGLAGIAINSAGAKGIVAAAYPTTARSIFGILSKPWRKTFMMSFKEFQYAFVNTLSRAEQERAYREHVVPETTRIFFQGAVAPFASSSPFKVDFNNGSRGPLLMIAGEVDRIVPASLVRKNYGLYNQQSGAVTEYKEFSGRSHWIIAQPGWEEVADFIDHWLKKQLPAYIG, translated from the coding sequence ATGAAAAAACCGACGATTGTATTTGTTCACGGAGCCTTTGTCACACGGGCAAGCTTTGAGCCGCTGATGGGGTATTTCAAGGACAGAGGCTTTGAAGTCTTGGCGCCGGCCTGGCCTTTCCACGGTCAGTCTGTGCCCGAGCTGCGGGACCGTCCCGAAGCCGAACTGGGCAAGCTGGGGCTTGAGAATCTGACGGAATACTATGCCGGAATTATCCGGGCGCTGCCGGAAAAACCGATCATCATCGGCCACTCCTTCGGCGGACTGCTGACGCAGCTGCTGATGGACCGCGGGCTGGGGCTGGCGGGGATCGCTATTAATTCCGCGGGCGCCAAAGGCATTGTCGCAGCCGCTTATCCGACCACGGCGCGTTCTATCTTCGGCATCCTGTCCAAACCTTGGCGCAAAACCTTTATGATGTCCTTCAAGGAGTTTCAGTACGCCTTTGTTAATACGCTTAGCAGAGCCGAGCAGGAGCGGGCTTACCGGGAGCATGTGGTGCCGGAAACGACGCGCATCTTTTTTCAGGGAGCCGTCGCCCCGTTCGCTTCAAGCAGCCCGTTCAAAGTGGACTTTAACAACGGCAGCCGCGGGCCGCTGCTGATGATTGCCGGGGAAGTGGACCGGATCGTTCCCGCCAGCCTGGTCCGCAAGAACTATGGATTATACAATCAGCAGTCCGGGGCCGTTACGGAATACAAGGAATTTTCCGGCCGCAGCCACTGGATTATCGCGCAGCCGGGCTGGGAAGAGGTTGCGGACTTTATAGACCATTGGCTGAAGAAACAGCTGCCGGCCTACATCGGGTAA